In Patescibacteria group bacterium, the genomic stretch TGCTTCTCGCTCACGCCGCCGCTAAAGCCGATGCGCTCCATCTTGTCGATGAATTGCGCGCCGATGTTCGAGGTCATAATAATAATCGTGTTTTTGAAATTGATCACGCGGCCCTTGGTGTCAGTGAGCCGGCCGTTGTCGAGCACTTGGAGTAAAATATTGAACACATCCGGATGAGCCTTTTCAATCTCGTCAAACAACACGACGGAATATGGTCGATGTCGCACCTGCTCGGCAAAACTATTCGTCTCGTCGTGACCAACATAGCCCGGGGGCGCGCCAATGATCTTCGACACCGAGTGCTTTTCCATATATTCGGACATGTCCACGCGGAGCAAAGCCTTTTCGTCGTCGAACATAAACTCCGCGAGCGCCTTGGTGAGCTCGGTCTTCCCCACCCCGGTCGGGCCGAGGAAGATAAATGAGCCGATCGGACGGTTTGGATCAGCGATACCAACACGCGAACGCTTAATGGTGTCCGAAATTTTCTTCACCGCCTCATTCTGGCCAATGATGCGCTTGTGCAAAAACTCCTCCATACGCGCGAGCTTCTTCATCTCTTCTTCAAGCATGCGATTCACCGGAATGCCTGTCCAACGCGAGACAATATCGGCAATGTCCGACTCGGTAATCTCCTCTTTCAGGATACGTCGGCCAATCTGCAACTTCTTCAGACGCTTGTTCTTGCTATCGAGCTCTTTCTCAACAGCGGGGATCTTGCCATAGCGAATCTCTGCAGCCTTGGCGAGGTCGGCCCGCGCCTCTGCCTGTTCTGCCTCGAGACGCAACGCTTCGAGCTCGTGCTTCGCGGTCTTAATACCAGTGATGATCTCTTTTTCGTTCTTCCATTTCAATTCCAATTCCGAGGTGGTCTCGCGCAGATCGGCGATCTCTTTGTCGATCTTCTTCACGCGAGCCTTGGCGGTTTTTTTGGTCTTCGCCTCATTTTTCAAAGCCTCATGTTCGATTTGCAGGCGCATAATTTTTCGACGCGTCTCTTCGAGGACCGGTGGCATGTTTTCGAGAGAAATTTTCAGCTGCGAAGCGGCTTCATCGATGAGGTCGACTGCCTTGTCCGGCAAGAATCGATCCGTGATATAGCGGGTACTCAGATTGACCGAAGCGAGAATCGCTTCGTCGCTGATTTTGACGCCGTGGAAGATCTCGTATTTTTCTTTCAGGCCGCGCAGGATGGCCACGGCGTCCTCCGTGCTCGGCTCGCTCACGAACACCGGCTGAAAGCGGCGTGTGAGGGCCGGATCCTTCTCAATATGCTTCTGGAACTCGCGGAGCGTGGTGGCGCCGATCGCGCGAAGCTCGCCGCGAGCGAGCGCGGGCTTCAGCATGTTCGAAGCATCCATCGAACCTTCCGCAGCACCCGCACCGACGATCGTGTGGATCTCGTCGATGAAAAGAATGATCTTCCCTGCCGACTTCTCCACTTCCTTCATGATATTTTTCAAACGCTCTTCAAACTCGCCGCGATACTTCGTACCGGCGATGAGCAAGCCGAGATCAAGCGATACCAATTCTTTGTCCTTGAGCGACTCTGGCACGTCGCCGCTCGCCATACGCAAAGCCAAGCCTTCGGCGATTGCGGTCTTGCCCACGCCCGCCTCGCCGATCAGAATGGGATTATTCTTCGTGCGTCGAGACAAAATCTGGATGAGTCGAGAGGTCTCAGTATCGCGACCGATCACTGGGTCGAGCTTGTTCTCTGCTGCGAGCTTGGTGAGGCTACGAGTATATTTTGGAATGAATTTAAATTTTTTCGAGCCGTGCGAATCACTGGGCTTCGTCGCTTTCAATTCCTCGAGCACCTTCAATACGGCCGCACGCTCAATACGGAACTTCGCAATGATCTCCTTCACCGTCCCCTGCACTTCGAGCAACGCAATGAACAAGTGTTCAGTGGAAACAAAATCATCCTTCAACCCCGCAGCCACCTTACTCGATGCCTCTATCGCTTGAGCCAATTCTGGAGTGAGGTACAGCTGATACGACGGCGCAAGCACCGGAGTGCCCTCCGGAGATTCGATCGCATCCAAAAGAGAGTCGGTGAGGAGCACCGTATCCACCTCGAGCTTGTCCAAAATCGAAATCACCATACTTTCCTCCTGCAACACAAGAGAAATGAGGAGGTGTATCGGGTTTACGTGGTTCTGCCCGCGCTCAATAGCGAGCTCGTGGGCTCGACGGATGGCTTCCTTGGCTTTGGTGGTGAAGTGGTTGAGTGGAGGCATATACGTAACTATATTCGCCTTCCGGCAGCAAGTCAAAGCCCTCTCAGCATCGCCGCCAAACTATTGATTGGCAGAAAATCTGCCGGATTGACGCCGTCTCGACGAGTCTTAATACCTACGACATCGCCATTGAGAGCAATCAAGGGTTCGGCACTATAGTTGAGCAGTGAATCGGTCTCAATGTTCGAAGGAGTGCCGTCGGAATTGGTGATGAGGCCGGTGACAGTGCTGCGAGAGATAACGTTGCGGTCTGCTCCAGCGAGCACGATCACATCTTGTCCGATCTTCACCGTATTTGAATCGCCCATTTTTATCGGCTTCAAGTGATAGTCGAGCTTCGGATCGAGACGCGCCTTGAACACGGCGACCTTAATAGCGTCATTTCGTGCCACGAGGTCGAGGTCGAGAATTTTTCCATCAGACATCACTGCCAAATACGAGCCGCCTTCCACGACAATGCTCTTGTCCGCGACGATCCAATCTTTTGATACAACAAGACCGAGGCCAGCGAAAGTCGGCGGATCAGCATTGACCGTACCCTTGATACGGACGAGGCTCTTGGCATTCTTTTCCACCGCAGAGACTACAAGATCCTCGGCATTGGCATGACTGCCGTCTTGGGAAATGATCACTGTTGCTGGAGTGCCGCCAGGGACGACTTTTTCCACGGTGCGTTCGATGACGCGGTTGATGGTCTGGGTGACTCCCTGCGGTGCTTGCTCGACGAGCGCGACTGTCACAATGCCGGTGGCTACGGAAGTAATAAAACTGACCAATAGCGTCACGAGGACGATCTGATGTTTCGTGAGCTCTTCCATGCCGAGTATTGTATCAAATGGAACGCAGCGACTCAACAAGGGCAATGATTGCGCGGTCGATGTCACGCTTGGTCGTCCAGCGGCCAAAGGAGAAGCGGAGGGCGTGCGGGGTGCGAGGCACGGAAGCGGCCGACAGGATGCCGGCGGCAATGGCGGCGGCTTGCGCGCGGCGGAGCGCGCGGATCACGTAGGATTCGTCCTCGTCGCGAAGGCAAGCGCTCTTGGTGGAGCACGCGACGCCGCGCGCATCCAATTTCAACAGTAAAAATTCGTGATCAATTGGCGGCGCACCAACATCGGTCGGTTGAAACGAAACACTCACAATGTGCGGAGACTGGTGCTGGGAATCAATATCAGATGAGCCGTTCAAAAACAGTTGAACATGCGGAGTTTTTTTGGCGAGCTTTTCCTGCGCGTGCAGGATGAAATAATTTCGCAACTCCGTGAGTCGCGCCACCTCGCGCTCTCGCAAGCCTTCGGCAAGCTCGAGCGCCTTCGCCATTCCCACTGCTCCAGGCACATTCTCTGTCCCCGATCGCACACCGCGCTCTTGTCCGCCGCCGTACATGATCGGCATGAGTTCGATGCCACGCCGCACCCACAGCACCCCAACGCTTCGCGGGCCACACACCTTGTGACTATCGAGAGTAATCAAATCTGCACCGAGTTGCGTGGTCGAGAGCTTTGCGTAGAGCGGCGACTGACTCGCATCACAATGGAACAGCGGAAACAAGACCTGAGAGAGAGCGTTAGTATCTCTCGCGATCATTCCAGCAAGCACATTTTCTTTTCGAGCCTTGCGCACCGCTTTCGCCACTTCGTCGATCGGTTGAACGGTGCCGATCTCGTTGTTTACCGACATCACCGAGACCAAAAATGTATTGGGGCGAAGTTTTTTGCGCAGCTCAGCAACATCAACGCTGCCGGTTGCATCAATTGAAAGATGTTCAACTGTCACGCCAACCTCGCTAAGGTGTCGCATCGATTCAAGCACAGAAGTGTGCTCGATTTCTGAGACGAGGCAGTGCAGATCGCTCGGCTTCAAGCCGTACCCACCGAGGGTCTTTGGCATGACGAGTTTTTTGAATAGACCAAAGATGGCAAGATTGTTCGCTTCGGTGCCAGTGGCCACAAACAAGATTTCGTCGGCGTGAGCATTCAGCGTGCGCGCCACCCTAGCCCGTGCTTCGGAGAGCGCACGTCGAGCGTGCACGCCATCCGCATGAATCGCCGATGGGTTGGCAAAATGCCGTTGCACGGTCTGCGCAATCTCTCGAGACACACGAATATCCGGCGGCGTCAGTGCAGCGTAATCCAAATATATTCGTGATTTTTGGGCCAATCTATTGAGGAAATCCAACATACCAAGATGGTATCCCACAACAGCGCTTTTTGCAAAAAGTCAACAAAAGAGGTATAGTATCGAGATGACTTTTGATGTTAGTTCAATTCCTTTGAACCTGCTTTTGTACGCAGTTTCTGGCATTGTCCTGATACTCATCGTGCTCATTGTCCATCTGGAAGTCCGCGTCCACCGGTTGCTCGTCGGCAAGAATGCCAAGAGTCTGGAGGACACGGTACTCCATATCAAAAAAGGGCTTGCAGAAAGCGAAGATTTTCAGCGAGAGATGGAGAAATACCTCACACTCGTAGAACGACGCTTGTCGAGAAGCACCCGCGCCGTTGAGACCGTGCGTTTCAACGCCTTCAAAGGCATCGGCGCGGGTGGCAACATGAGCTTCGCCACAGCCTACGTCAACGAAAAAGGCGACGGAGTTGTGATCTCCACCCTCAATGCCCGCGAGCGACTCGGCATCTTCGCGAAGCCCCTCAAGAATTTTATCTCAGAATTCGAACTCTCTCCGGAAGAAGAGGAGGCGATCTCAAAAGCGAAGCACGCGCTGACGATCCAATAATCCCACATCGGCCCGCCGATACCCTCACCTCCCCACTTTCATCACCATGTCCAAAAAAACTCCTGCGATTTCAACGACGATCATTGAGCGACCACCGGTCGTCGCTGTCATGGGGCACATTGACCACGGTAAGTCCACCTTGCTTGACCATATTCGCAAAACCAACACCTGCGCCAAGGAAGCCGGCGGCATCACCCAACACATCGCGGCATACGAAGTTTGTCATACGCGCGGTACCAAGAAAAACCTCATCACCTTTCTCGACACTCCGGGCCACGCCGCTTTCAAAGGCATTCGTGTCCGCGGCGCCAATGTTGCTGACATCGCCATTCTCATCGTCTCGGCCGAAGAAGGCGTGAAGCCACAGACCGTCGAAGCACTTAATTGTATTAAGGAAGCCGGTATCCCCTACATCGTCGGCATCAACAAAATGGATTCGCCAAAGGCCAATCTCGAACGCACCAAGCAGAGCCTCGCGGAACACGAAATCTACATCGAAGGCTACGGCGGCCAGATCTCTTGGGCTGGCATCTCCGGCAAAACCGGCGAAGGTGTTCCCGAACTCCTTGACCTCGTCCTCCTCACCGCTGAATTGGCCGAACTCAAAGGTGACCTCTCGAAAAAAGCAGAAGGTATCGTCATCGAAAGCAAGCTCGATCCGCGCAAGGGCATTTCTGGTACGCTCATCATCAAAGACGGCACCTTGAAAAAAGGAACGTTCGTCGTCTGCGACACCAGCATCACTCCAGTACGGGCGATCGAAGATTTCACGGGCGCACGCATCGAAGAGGCGCGCTTCTCTAGCCCAGTAAAGCTTCTTGGATTCGACTCCACCCCCACCATCGGCGAGATTTTCCGTGTCTTCGACAACAAACGCGACGCTGAAGCGGCGGTAGCGGAAGCAGTGACGAAGAAAAGCGCGGCAAAGATCGGAAAAAGTGGTGCGAAAAATGGAGCCGGTGCAACTGTCGCAGTCGATGCAAGCGAAAGTGTCACCATCACCCTCATCATCAAAGCCGATGTTTCCGGTACCATGGAAGCGATCCAGCATGAAATCGCCAAGATCAAAAATGACAAAGTGCAGATCAAGCTCGTGCAGTCTGGTGTCGGCACGATCACCGAAGCGGATGTGAAGATGGCTGTAGTACAACCCGGCACGAAAATCCTCGGCTTCAATGTTGCCGTCGATACACAAGCCAAGATGATGGGCGAGCGGTTAAACGTCGAGATGCATTCGTTCGACATCATCTACAAGCTCATTGAATGGATCGAGGAGACCGTGACAAAAAATGTGCCGAAGATCACCGCCGAAGAAGTCTCCGGCACAGCGAAGATCCTTAAAATATTTAGCAAGACCAAAGACAAGCAAGTGGTGGGCGGTCGTGTGCTCGGTGGTATCGTAAACATTGGTGCGGATGTACGCATCATGCGTCGTGACTCTGAAATCGGCAAAGGCAAGATCCGCGAGCTCCAGCAGAAGAAAGAGAAGGTCAGCGAGGTCAACAAAGACAGCGAATTTGGCACCATGATCGAATCGAAGATCGAGATCGCGCCTGGCGACCAGATCGAGTGTTATTCATTAGTTACTAAGTAATCGAGCGGCCGTCGCTCCCCCACCCATGCACCGCAAAGACGAAAAAGCCCGCGAGATTGTCCGAGCCTTGGCAGGCGACTTTTTGCAACGTGAGTCGAACGGCTCTTCGATGGTCACTGTCACCGACGTCGAAATGGGCGACCAGGGTCGACGTGCCACCGTGTATTTCACCGTGTTGCCTGTCGACAAGGAGCACGCCGTGGTGGAATTCCTCGTCCGCAAGCGCGGCGATTTCCAAAACTACGTCCGCGAGAAGTCCCGCATCGGCCGTGTTCCCCTCTTCGACTTCGCCGTGGACAAAGGTGAGAAGCACCGCCAGCGCATTGATGAGTTGATGCGGTAGTGCTAGACTGTTCGCATGGCGTAGTGGCGAAGTTGGTCAACGCGGCAGTCTGCAAAACTGCTATGCGCCGGTTCGATCCCGGCCTACGCCTCCTCAAGAAGTAAAACTCGCAGAAGTGTCGAAGTATGGTATGGCATTCAACAGTAAAGCCGGTGTCCGCTGACATTTTCCCGTACCCGCGGATTTTGCTTCCTTTTTGCATACTTTTGGAAGCAAAATCCGCGGGCACTCAAAATCACCGCGACACCCCCACTCGCCTCATCCTCGTATTCAAAAAATATGATACTCTAATAAAAAGCCCGGGTGGCGTAATTGGTAGCCGCGCACCACTTAAAATGGTGTTCCCAAAAGGAATGTGGGTTCGAGTCCCACCCCAGGCACATGATAAATGAAATCGAAAAACATCTGAAAAATTTGGACTGTCTCGTACTACTCACTGACGACCTCAAAAAGGCGGCGGCGTTTTACCAATCGCTCGGTTTCGATTGTATCCGCTCCGATGGCAAAGGCGTGATGCTCAAACTTGGCGCTTTCGAGATCCATTTTCACGAAAAGGAGGAATATGCTCTTGGCTTTAGAAAAAACTTGCCCACCGACTTGCATCACAGCAAGAAAGGCCTGGGTGTTTTAATTCAAATCGAGGTAGATAACGCAGAGACCTATCACACGGAATTGCTGGCGAAGGGGCTGAGACCGATTGAATCACCTGAAAAAATGCCTTGGGGCAACATCGAATTTGGCATTCAGGACCCAGACGGATACACTCTTTGTTTTTATGAGTTGCCGAAAGCACAGTAGACAGAGTTGACGCAGGAACAAAAGAGCGTAGCATTAGAAATGGACCGGCGTGTGCCGAATCCTCTTTTCAAAACAACAACCCTCAACACAAGGAGGTCGACGGTGAACGCAACACTACCAGAAACAACAAGGACGTCTGGCCAGGACACGAACCTGACAAGCAGTCGTCATCGCGGTCACAACAACACCAAACACACCGGCGGTATTCGGCAGAACAGCCGTGAACGCCGGTGGGCACAGCGACACGATTCCCTGCGCGCCACGATCCTCCAGAACTGCGGACTCATGCCGCTCACCGCAAGCGAAGCGGAGCAGCACAGGCTACAGGTGAAGCAGCAATTCTTCGCCGACCTCGCTGAATGGGTGCGGACGTCGCCGACGTTGGCTCGTCAACTCGCCATGAGCTGGAAGTTTCCGGCGATCATCATGAGTCTCGGCTTCCTGCTCGGCTTGGCTTTTGGTAGCATGTTCGCTTGGGTTGGCCTGGCATCTGTGTATGCCTTTGGCGGCTGGTTGAAAGAGGCCATCAAGGAAGCCTCGGATACCAAGGCTTACCGCCATGAAGCGAGCACAAGAATCGCAGCTTACGCCAAGTGGAAGGTCGGGCAGAGTTGGACATGCAAACCCTATGAGATGTTCCTCTTGCTATCAGCACTCAAAGCCCCCGAGAAACTCCAGCAGGCAGTGCTGAAGATCGAAGCTCGGCATCCAGATGCAGAGTTCGAGCTAGAGACCTTCGACGAAGACCCGATACTGTCGGTTCGGCGCCCGAAGATGACTGGCGGCTACGAACACTACGTGCTCGGCGCTTGGGGCCTGCCGGAGAAGTTCACGTTCCGCTGAGCGAGAAGCCAGCAAAGGCTCGGCAAGACTCAGACTCGAAAATCCGAAGCGGTGCGCCCGTCTCGGCCGTGCACAATGCCGGCAAGCTGGACGTGCCGATCGCTCTTCGCAATCCCTCGCTCGGCCAAGCCTGACCACGACGTCTCGCACTGCATCACTTCGACACCCTCACGCGTCGCCCCGTTTCACGTGGGCGGCGCTTTTTTCTTGCGAATCCCCCAGAAATCTGTTATATTTTCCCGACATGCACCTATAGCTCAGTTGGTAGAGCATCCGCCTCTTAAGCGGTAGGTCGTAGGTTCGAATCCTACTGGGTGCACCTGACGAAACAAATCCGGACCATTCCCGGATTTTTTCGTACAGGTGCAAGCCGGAGGCATGTTTTGTCAGCAGGCAAAACAGCCGAGGCGGGGTCGAGGAAATTTCTGAGCGACGGCGAAGAAATTATCCGTGACCACTCAAATATGCTACGATACCCCTATGCGCGGGTGGTGAAATGGCAGACACGCTTGCCTTAGGAGCAAGTGCCGCAAGGCATGGAGGTTCAAGTCCTCTCCCGCGCACCATATGAAAAATGGCCGACTCTCTGTCGGCTTTTTTTCATACCAAAGCGGAGAGGACTTGAAAGCCGGAAGAAAAGCTTCGGGGAAGCTTTTCTGAGGCGGGGCCGAGAGGCTTCGAGCACAGCGAGAAGAACTCGTGGCCAAGCCTCTCCCGCGCACCACTTGACGAAGTACCGTATTACTGATATGCTACTTTTTGTTCTCAACCAAAACTGCGGTCTTTGAAACCATGAAAATCTTCATCGCGGAAGACGAGCTATCGCTCGCCAGAGTCCTCTCTGAATTCCTGCCAAAAGCCATTGAGGGGGCTGATGTGACTCTCAAGGCTGACGGCATCGAAGCCGTTACCACATTGCAGGTCATCGCCACTGGCGACAAAGCCAATTGGCCAGACGTCATCTTGAGCGACTACCACCTCGGAGGCCTCAATGGCGACGCGGTCCTCCAAGTCGGGGCAAAGCTCTTCCCTAGCGCTCAGCTCATCCTTATGAGCGGCGCTGCGGATGCGGACAATATCGAGCGCGCACGAGCAACGATTTCTCGGCCATTTCTCTTCCTAAGCAAGCCCTTCATGCTCAGCGAACTGCTTGCCCTGATCAAGGCCTGAGGCGACATTCGCTCCTCTCACTCCCGCCCTTTCCGGCCATCACCGGAAAGGGCGTTTTCTTTTGCCCGCACAACAACCGGCACACCCAAAACCGTGCCTCAACAAAGCCATTCCACGACACCCGCTACCACTCCTTCCGCCACTTGACTTTTACCTTTTTATATGCTATCATTCACACCAGAACAACCGGCGCCGAACAACTCAAAAAAAGCGCCAGAAACCCCTGCCCGAAGCGGCAAAACCGCTTCCCTGACAACCTAGCAAAACTATGAAACACAAAATCCTCGGCGCGCTCACGATCTTCTTCGGACTGAGCTTCGTCATCCTCGCTTCGATCAATCACTTCGGCGGGTTCAAAAACCTGCCCGAGTTCCACATGCCGGACATTAGCATTTGGGACAAGCTACCTAACTGGTCGCTTCCCGATTGGAGTTCGCTGATGTGGACACTGGTGGCCATTGCCACCACACTGTGGCTCGTCTTCCTCGTCTTCGGAGCCTACGGGTTAGCGAAACGAGGTAAGTTCTTCAAGTTTGCCAGTGAAAATGAACTTTTCACCTTCATCAACGGTGATGACGCACCTGTGAGATTCGTCTCCGGCGTGCGCGGCGTGTTTGTTGTCCAGCACGGACCTGACATTGGCGTAGTGAAAGAAATTCCTCCCAAGTCACTCCCTGCTGGAGCCACTGTCACCGAACGGGAACAGTGGGCAAAAGACACCGCGGACTACGAACAACATTACGAAGCATACCTCAAGGGTAACGCCTGGTGGCCAATGCGAATGCTGGAGAAGTGGCTTTTGATGCCAATGTTCAATGCTTGGTGGATCGGGATTTATCCCTTCTTCCAACTACGGAAATACCCTCTCGCCTACAACAAATTGGTGAAGGACCCCGGAACAGCATCGGGAGGCATCGACTACCACCTAACGCCGAAGATCGGCGAGGCGAAGTCAGTGTTCTACATCAGCACGCTAGGCATTTCGTTCACCGATCTCGAAAGTGCGGGACCGGAGAATCAAGTGATTCCAACGAAGCTCGTGCTCCTCGTGACCTTTCAGGCACGAAACATCCACAAAATGCAATACCGAGTCGGGAGCAATACCTGGGTCGATATGGCAACTGGAGCCATTAAGGATGTCGTCCGCGAGCGTGTAGCGATGCATACCTACTTCGAACTCTTGCGCAACAAGTATCATGATTGCACGCCAGCCACGGTGGGAAAAACTCCTCGTGGAGAAATCATTGATGGGGTGAAGGATATCGTCAACAACGGTAATGCCCACAACCCGTCACTGACCACCTCCGTTGGCGTTGAAGTCACTGAAATTCGCGTCTTAGACGTTGATCTCGGCAGCGAGATTGGCGCCCAGAGGGAGACACTGACAGCAGCAATGATGGCTGGCACGATTGCGGACGCGAATGGCAAGGCCGCCGTGATAACCGCGACACACAAAGCGGCTGCGGACCTCGCAGAAGGCCAGGCCAAGAATCAAGTGCTCAGAGATCGGCTCCAAGCCTATACGCAAAACCCTGCTGCTACAGCAGGACTCTTCGCTGATTCAGTTGCCTCAATCGGCACGCTGGCACTCGGAGATGAAGCGGCGAAGCGGCTACTGGTGACTGTCCCTGCGACACCACCACGGCCAACACCGCCGCCCACCCCGGCTCGTCCATAACAACGAAAGAAACGGAGTAATCTATGAGCTACCTCATTGTAATACTGGCAATCATCGCCGGCGGCATTGCCGTCTGGAAGACCATCGGGTGGGCAAATCCGAGTGGTGCCTCTACAGCCACTAACCCACCAACCACCGGAGCAAATCCTGCGACCGGCGGCACAGCAGGCGCTCCCGCTACACCCACCGCCGCCGACATCAGGGCCGCAGCAGAAGCAGCCATCAGGCAACGGGTGGAGCTACGAAAGATCCAACTCAAGACCGCCGGCCTAGTCTGGAAGTGGGTCTGGAGTATCGGACTCCTCGCAAGCCTCGGCTTCGGCATCTGGGCCATCTGGATCCGTCCGCAAGCGAATGGCCTCACACCCTCGCAAGAGTTCGTGGCCAGCTCCGGAGCATCGGTAACGCCGCCCAAGGTCTCATACACCTTCGCGGCATACAAGTCGGGCTCGAACGAAGAAATTCGTTGCCGAGCCTGGGTGCTCAACGAAGTGCGCGGCGACCACCCACACATGTGGTTCAGCGTCGAGCGCTTCATGCAAGGCCGGCCTGTCGTCGTCCTCTACAAGTGGGACGGCCGAAAGAAAGCCGGCACTTGGGAGGACGAAGGCGATCGCACCCGCGGCGAGTTCACGGGCGACATCGACCCACGAGATCCGAACCGGTTCGCCGGGGAGATCTTTGCGGAAGGCACCACCTTCCGCTACTTCCTTCAACGGAAGATCGAATAGTAGTGGTTGAGGCTCTACAGCCCCACCCCAACGCAAAGAGCGCGACACCCGGTTGGTGTTGCGCTCTTTTTTCTTTGCCTTTATATTTTTTGCGGGATGGCCCGCACTACCTAGAACACTGAGACTCCGACCGTGGCGCCAATGAGACTCACAATGGCCTTGGCCGTCACCATGATCGCGAGACCGACAACCCCCCACGTCATGTGCCTCACCCCGAGTGCTCGCGCATCTTCATTGTCAGCGCCTCTCACGTATTGGAACACGCCCCAGAGGAAGACAAGGAAGGCGACGGCGTATGCCAGCTTCAGCACCGGATTGACCACTGCTTCTGCGAGCTTTGAAATCAATGAGTCGGTGGCGCTGGACACGGGATATATACAGTGACTGAATTACTGGAGAGTGTCTAAGGTTGGTGCTGTCAGACCCTGTTCTTCTAAGTTAAACGTCTTTTTTAACAAAGTCACGAGTCCGTACACAGAGACCATCACGAAGATTCCGACAATACCGTACAAGATAGTGCTCTTCGCCTTTTCTTTCTTCTCCTCGTCGTCACCCATGATCACATACTGGAGTACCCCATAGAGGAAATACACAACGGCACAAGCAATAAGAAAGGGTACTGCATAGTCTAGGAATGAACGGAATAATTGCGCAATGCCACCAAGACCTTGGGTTGTATTTTCAAAGTCGGTACTCACTGCCGCAAACACCGAAATCGGAGCCATGAGAGCAGCCGCTGCTGCTGACATTCCGTAAAAAAGCTTTTTCATACGTAAAATTGAATAAACTGCTGATAATAAAGTAATACACTTCTTAAAGGCAAAGATATTACCTCCCGACATTATACCAGCCCCTAGAATGGCGACAAACCAAGGGTGTGGACAGGCAGACCGGAGCGCCGCGGCGGCTAGAACCCAACAAAAAAGGTATTGATCACCAAGCGCACCAATCCCCACACGGAAAACATCACGGCCAAGCCGATGATGCCGTAGATCATCATATCCCTGCCCTCTTTCACTTTGTCCTCACTGGCACCGGCCAAAATATACTTCTGTACACCATAGAGAAAGGCGACAATCGCGGTAGCAAACAATAGGGGTGCCAAAGTACCGCCAATAATGTCGTACAAGACATCGATGAAGTCTTTGAAATCGGTGACGCCGTTGAGCATGAATGTTAGATATTACTGACGCTCTTCACTGTATTCTCAATAATCCTCGCGATGATCTCCGCACTAAGCAGCACAGCAGTACCCACCGCCGCCCACTTGAGGGTGCCGTGCGCCTTGCCCACCTTTTCCTCATCACCCTGCGCGGTCACATACAAAAAGCCGCCGTAGATGAAGTAGAGCACTGCGATGATGGCGCCGAGGCGACTCACCAGCTTTAGGATATCGGCAAGGAGATCTTCGATAGAGTTTGCCTTGAGCGGATTGGAGAAACTGAGAGCTTCGTTTGTGACCGACGCATGGACCAATGGTACAGCAACAGTGAGAAGTACTCCGGCCACCAAACAATGCGCCATGAGTTTCTTGAAGATAGGTTTGAACTGCCTCGTGTGTGAGAAGTATTTCATGTCTCTATTTTATCTCAATTGTGTTCCCTTTCAAAATCGGGTAGCTCACCTGATTCAATAAGGCTTGCAATAAAGTCGTAACAATCAGCCACGCCGCCAAGATAATACAGAAGCCGATAGCGACGTTGGTAAAGATTGTATGCGCCTGCCCGACCTTCCCCTCATCGCCAGCGGAAGTCATATAGAGG encodes the following:
- a CDS encoding VOC family protein yields the protein MINEIEKHLKNLDCLVLLTDDLKKAAAFYQSLGFDCIRSDGKGVMLKLGAFEIHFHEKEEYALGFRKNLPTDLHHSKKGLGVLIQIEVDNAETYHTELLAKGLRPIESPEKMPWGNIEFGIQDPDGYTLCFYELPKAQ
- a CDS encoding pilin; the protein is MKYFSHTRQFKPIFKKLMAHCLVAGVLLTVAVPLVHASVTNEALSFSNPLKANSIEDLLADILKLVSRLGAIIAVLYFIYGGFLYVTAQGDEEKVGKAHGTLKWAAVGTAVLLSAEIIARIIENTVKSVSNI
- a CDS encoding ribosome-binding factor A, which encodes MHRKDEKAREIVRALAGDFLQRESNGSSMVTVTDVEMGDQGRRATVYFTVLPVDKEHAVVEFLVRKRGDFQNYVREKSRIGRVPLFDFAVDKGEKHRQRIDELMR
- a CDS encoding response regulator, yielding MKIFIAEDELSLARVLSEFLPKAIEGADVTLKADGIEAVTTLQVIATGDKANWPDVILSDYHLGGLNGDAVLQVGAKLFPSAQLILMSGAADADNIERARATISRPFLFLSKPFMLSELLALIKA
- the infB gene encoding translation initiation factor IF-2 is translated as MSKKTPAISTTIIERPPVVAVMGHIDHGKSTLLDHIRKTNTCAKEAGGITQHIAAYEVCHTRGTKKNLITFLDTPGHAAFKGIRVRGANVADIAILIVSAEEGVKPQTVEALNCIKEAGIPYIVGINKMDSPKANLERTKQSLAEHEIYIEGYGGQISWAGISGKTGEGVPELLDLVLLTAELAELKGDLSKKAEGIVIESKLDPRKGISGTLIIKDGTLKKGTFVVCDTSITPVRAIEDFTGARIEEARFSSPVKLLGFDSTPTIGEIFRVFDNKRDAEAAVAEAVTKKSAAKIGKSGAKNGAGATVAVDASESVTITLIIKADVSGTMEAIQHEIAKIKNDKVQIKLVQSGVGTITEADVKMAVVQPGTKILGFNVAVDTQAKMMGERLNVEMHSFDIIYKLIEWIEETVTKNVPKITAEEVSGTAKILKIFSKTKDKQVVGGRVLGGIVNIGADVRIMRRDSEIGKGKIRELQQKKEKVSEVNKDSEFGTMIESKIEIAPGDQIECYSLVTK